A genomic segment from Chlorogloeopsis sp. ULAP01 encodes:
- a CDS encoding DUF262 domain-containing protein codes for MILAPSEEKMWEKSPTKKNSDTKTDEEINAKYEKGEKRILTEMNREKLPNFVEALKKPGYMDVQPFYQRRSRWDEKKQSRLIESFLINIPVPPIILYEKDYNSYEVMDGQQRITALRDFYENKLELTGLELWPELNQRTYDQLPAKIKAGIDRRSISSIVLITESTSDPEEELFLKRIAFERLNTGGVALSPQEVRNCLYYGKFNQLLLELTSNSIFASAWGIPLENHEELPQNNLYKKMEDAELVLRFFALRHTDDFRRGMKEFLDLYMMKSMNFSEEDIEILKSIFIRTISLANQIYGENLFKPYDPKTNTWSKEAYKAYYDAVMVGFSKHLEDASVLVERKQIVIEETKKLFREDKSKLLTGAGKTKTDIQERIRLFDNMLSNVIAK; via the coding sequence ATCGCCCACGAAAAAAAATAGCGATACCAAGACCGATGAGGAGATTAATGCTAAATACGAAAAAGGAGAGAAAAGAATACTCACTGAAATGAATCGTGAAAAACTTCCTAATTTTGTGGAAGCTTTAAAAAAGCCTGGCTATATGGATGTGCAACCTTTTTACCAGAGAAGATCCCGTTGGGATGAAAAGAAGCAATCACGGCTTATTGAGTCATTTCTTATCAATATTCCTGTTCCTCCTATTATTCTTTATGAAAAAGATTATAATTCTTATGAAGTAATGGATGGGCAACAGAGAATTACTGCTCTGCGTGATTTTTATGAAAACAAATTAGAATTAACAGGCCTAGAACTTTGGCCAGAACTAAATCAACGTACTTACGATCAACTTCCTGCAAAAATTAAAGCAGGTATTGATCGTCGCTCCATATCATCCATAGTTCTAATTACAGAATCTACTTCCGATCCCGAAGAAGAGCTTTTCTTAAAACGAATTGCTTTTGAGCGTCTGAATACGGGAGGTGTAGCACTCAGCCCACAGGAAGTACGAAATTGTTTGTATTATGGTAAATTTAATCAATTATTGTTGGAATTAACAAGTAATTCTATATTTGCCAGTGCTTGGGGAATTCCTCTAGAGAATCATGAAGAGTTACCTCAAAATAATCTATACAAAAAAATGGAAGATGCCGAATTAGTTCTTCGCTTTTTTGCCTTACGGCATACAGATGACTTTCGTAGAGGAATGAAGGAATTTCTGGATCTCTATATGATGAAGAGTATGAATTTTTCTGAGGAAGACATCGAAATTCTCAAAAGTATTTTTATTAGGACTATAAGTTTAGCTAACCAAATTTATGGAGAAAATTTATTTAAACCTTACGATCCAAAAACTAATACTTGGAGTAAAGAGGCTTATAAAGCTTATTATGATGCAGTTATGGTTGGTTTTAGCAAGCATTTGGAAGATGCAAGCGTGTTAGTGGAGCGTAAGCAAATAGTAATTGAAGAAACAAAGAAGCTGTTTAGAGAAGATAAATCAAAGCTCTTGACAGGTGCTGGAAAAACAAAAACTGATATCCAAGAGCGAATAAGACTATTTGATAATATGTTGTCTAATGTCATCGCCAAGTAA
- a CDS encoding MAE_28990/MAE_18760 family HEPN-like nuclease, whose product MFQELLITVKANISTVHSIIKTNDKLRKIAFGEETIIKQELDQQAQFIISFLMEDIPKARDWRVYDHCSAVTRLYAIYERFIEELISEWLVLIPGLFPRYLDLDQSIRNTHQIGVGRLLCELNKNRYEHLSIEEVVRGLFRGVTGEAEYELLADAFLFHEQNLRQETLEKLFANADIPNAWAWVVKHRAIKYFIEEIRGNQNTVEGELNELISYRNDAAHGSPIDDLLGLNALLELCDFIEALCQALAELVTYQVIERKKSIGQAREIGKITEWFKKPKAAVAKIEETILSVGESLFLVGEAYCLLATIQSIQIDGVTKDKIQTTTEMELGLKFDVDARKELRLYQLRA is encoded by the coding sequence ATGTTTCAGGAGCTTTTAATAACAGTCAAGGCGAATATTTCTACTGTTCATTCCATTATCAAGACTAACGATAAACTTAGAAAAATTGCATTTGGAGAAGAAACTATTATAAAACAAGAATTGGATCAGCAAGCCCAATTCATTATTAGTTTTCTCATGGAGGATATACCTAAAGCAAGAGATTGGCGAGTTTACGATCACTGCAGCGCAGTGACGCGATTATACGCTATTTACGAACGTTTTATTGAGGAGTTAATTAGTGAGTGGCTAGTACTTATTCCAGGATTATTTCCACGTTATTTAGACTTGGATCAGAGCATCCGAAATACCCATCAGATTGGTGTCGGGAGATTGCTATGTGAATTGAACAAAAACAGGTATGAACACCTTTCTATTGAGGAAGTAGTTCGCGGTTTGTTTCGTGGAGTTACTGGTGAAGCGGAATACGAGTTACTAGCGGATGCATTTCTTTTTCATGAGCAGAACTTACGTCAAGAAACCCTAGAAAAATTGTTTGCTAATGCTGATATACCAAATGCATGGGCTTGGGTAGTTAAACATAGAGCCATAAAGTATTTTATAGAAGAAATTCGTGGTAATCAGAACACTGTAGAAGGAGAATTAAATGAACTTATTAGCTATCGGAATGATGCAGCTCATGGATCACCGATAGACGACTTATTAGGTTTAAATGCATTGTTGGAGTTGTGTGATTTTATCGAGGCATTGTGCCAAGCGTTGGCTGAATTGGTAACTTATCAAGTGATTGAGCGCAAGAAATCAATAGGACAAGCTAGGGAAATTGGTAAAATTACAGAGTGGTTTAAGAAGCCAAAAGCTGCGGTAGCAAAGATTGAGGAAACTATTTTATCAGTCGGAGAAAGTCTTTTTTTAGTTGGTGAAGCATATTGTTTGTTAGCTACTATTCAGAGTATTCAAATTGATGGAGTTACAAAAGATAAAATACAAACAACTACTGAGATGGAGTTAGGGTTGAAGTTTGATGTAGATGCTAGAAAAGAGTTGCGTTTGTATCAATTGAGAGCTTAA